GCTATCTCACCAACAACCGGCAATTTCGAAAGTACTGAAGTACCATGTGGTGATATATCCTTAATATTATCCGTAAGGTCTTCGCCAGCAGTGAATCCGTTATGCTCTCCGTTTTCCCACTTCTTACTATCTGTTACATCATAAATCACTCCATCTACTGCTATATAAGCCGGATTACCATCTTTTCCGTTGTATTCGGCAAGTTCTTCAATGGTAAGTACAATATTTTCTACAAGGTCTTTACCATCATTCTTTTGAGACTGTTTACCGCAGCCAACACTAAAAAGCATTAGAAACGAAGCTATCGTTAAAAATATAATTCTATGTTTTACCATATGTAATCTCTCCTTTCAAAAACTTACTGTAATATATTGCATTTAACTAGTTATTATCCCTCTTTTTATTCAGATATTATACGTTTTTTTTTATTATTGTGAATTTATATCTAGTAAATCTTATTTTTTATGAGGTACTTTACATTATATCATCTTATTGTCATACATTCAATATTTTTTGCTCAATATTAGAATTTTTTTCCAATATAATTTCTATACATTCTTTGCATTTACATTTAGTCCAGCGGGGCAATATTCCGTACATCTTCCGGAGCCATTTCCCAGACAAAATATTTCATTACCGGATATAATAATACCCTTTTCTTTGTATTCCTGAATAATCTGTTCCCGTATAATTCTCACATCCCCCAGAGTTGCAGTTAAGAATTTGCAATCGGCACATTCCTTATATTTGCTGAAAACAGTATTTTTCAATTCTCCCTTTACAGCCATTGCCCTGACAAAAGAGTAAAAAAGGATAATTGGCAGAGACTTGTTCTTAAACACTTTCAAATACACTTCTGAAAGCTCCGTACATACTTTCATTGCTTCAGAGATCAGAGTAGAATAATCCTCAAAATACTTTTTAACCAGCTCCTTTCTCTCCTTTTGGTATTCCAAAGTATTTTTATAAATGAATCCTTTTTTAATTAGTGAATCATAGATTTTTTTATGCTCTGAATAATATATTTTTTTTAAACCTTCCTCCTGTTCTGCCATTGATAAAAATACAACCATTTTTTCAATCTCATTTAAATCCTCTATGCAGCTGATATCTTTTTTTTGAAATTCTGCCTTGGGTACGCCCTTCTCTTCTGGGATGGTCAGCTCTATCTTTTGTAATAAAGTGTTTGTAAACGTAGTCTGACTCTGGTCACCAAATACCTTCGCTGCTAACTCAAAACGCAGCTCCTTTATATACCTATATGGTGAATATCCCATATACTGTTTAAATTGTTCAATAAAAATTTGTGTTGATAACTCTGCATTTTCACTGCATTGATTGACTGTAACATCCTCTGCTATATTCTCATTTATATATTCCATTGTTTCAAATAGGCTTACTAAAGTACTCATTGATTATCTCCTTGCTTCTGTCATTCTAACTAGTTTTATTGCACAATAAAAAGTGCTGTCTCAAAACTAAATACTACTTTAGTTTTGAGACAGCCCCTCTTTATCCCAAAAATAATATTACAGATTCAAAAATCCGCAAAAATAGTATAACTCGTCATGCAATAGAATAATTACACGAGAAAAATTATACCGAATTTAATACTACTTATCAACTGGTTTTATCCTTTTGTTTTGAATGATATCTTATCCTTTATGAATGTGATTCTTTTTTTTCTTCAACCTCAAATACAAATCATTTATTTTTTCAATACTAATTGACAGATACCGAAAAAGGGATTCTGCTGAAAAAGCAAAAATAATCAGTAATAATACACATATCTTGGACATTTCACTTATAGCAAAAAGACGAT
The nucleotide sequence above comes from Anaerocolumna cellulosilytica. Encoded proteins:
- a CDS encoding cytochrome b5 domain-containing protein, with translation MVKHRIIFLTIASFLMLFSVGCGKQSQKNDGKDLVENIVLTIEELAEYNGKDGNPAYIAVDGVIYDVTDSKKWENGEHNGFTAGEDLTDNIKDISPHGTSVLSKLPVVGEIAE
- a CDS encoding AraC family transcriptional regulator gives rise to the protein MSTLVSLFETMEYINENIAEDVTVNQCSENAELSTQIFIEQFKQYMGYSPYRYIKELRFELAAKVFGDQSQTTFTNTLLQKIELTIPEEKGVPKAEFQKKDISCIEDLNEIEKMVVFLSMAEQEEGLKKIYYSEHKKIYDSLIKKGFIYKNTLEYQKERKELVKKYFEDYSTLISEAMKVCTELSEVYLKVFKNKSLPIILFYSFVRAMAVKGELKNTVFSKYKECADCKFLTATLGDVRIIREQIIQEYKEKGIIISGNEIFCLGNGSGRCTEYCPAGLNVNAKNV